The Parachlamydia acanthamoebae genome has a window encoding:
- the rfbB gene encoding dTDP-glucose 4,6-dehydratase, translating into MILVTGGAGFIGSNFIKNWLHYEKDPIINLDKLTYAGNLHNLSGICENPLYHFVQGDIQDRALVREILHKYHPHSIIHFAAESHVDRSIHAPEAFIQTNILGTYCLLEEALAYWNELSDERKKHFRFLQISTDEVFGSLTPFAPASTEVSPYRPNNPYSASKASADHLVEAFGHTYHLPILITRSANNFGPFQFPEKFIPHLILQAIQGNTIPIYGDGLQVRNWIYVHDHCNAIRQVLEKGTVGESYNIAGIKETTNLELAEMICGILDELKPDSPVLPHSSLIVHVKDRPGHDRRYSLNGTKIWKELGWMPEASFEQQLRETVQWYLSHSHWVENILSGEYQNWIKQHYQG; encoded by the coding sequence ATGATTTTAGTGACGGGGGGTGCCGGTTTTATTGGATCAAATTTCATTAAAAATTGGCTTCACTATGAAAAAGATCCTATTATCAATCTGGATAAATTAACATACGCCGGGAATCTTCATAATCTCTCTGGAATTTGTGAAAATCCTCTTTACCATTTTGTGCAAGGCGACATTCAAGATCGAGCACTTGTGCGAGAGATTTTGCATAAATACCATCCACATTCGATTATTCACTTTGCAGCTGAATCGCATGTTGACCGTTCTATTCACGCCCCAGAAGCTTTTATTCAAACAAATATTCTTGGCACTTATTGTTTACTCGAAGAAGCTTTAGCCTATTGGAATGAGCTTTCAGACGAGCGGAAAAAACATTTTCGCTTTCTGCAAATTTCAACAGATGAGGTATTTGGTTCATTAACGCCCTTTGCTCCTGCCTCTACAGAAGTGAGTCCTTATCGCCCTAATAACCCGTATTCAGCTTCAAAGGCTTCTGCTGATCACTTGGTCGAGGCTTTTGGGCATACTTACCATCTGCCTATCTTAATCACGCGCAGTGCGAATAATTTTGGCCCTTTTCAATTTCCTGAAAAATTCATTCCACATCTTATTCTTCAAGCGATACAGGGTAACACCATCCCGATTTATGGCGATGGTTTACAGGTGCGTAATTGGATTTATGTGCACGACCATTGTAACGCGATTCGACAAGTTTTGGAGAAGGGAACCGTGGGGGAGTCCTACAATATCGCCGGAATAAAAGAGACCACTAATCTCGAATTAGCGGAAATGATTTGTGGAATCTTAGACGAATTGAAGCCTGATTCTCCTGTTCTGCCGCATTCCTCTTTAATTGTGCATGTGAAAGATCGTCCGGGTCATGATCGCCGCTATTCGTTAAATGGCACAAAAATATGGAAAGAATTAGGTTGGATGCCAGAGGCTAGTTTTGAACAGCAATTGCGTGAAACTGTTCAGTGGTATTTGAGCCATTCTCATTGGGTGGAAAATATTTTATCTGGAGAATATCAAAACTGGATTAAACAGCATTATCAGGGGTGA
- a CDS encoding branched-chain amino acid transport system II carrier protein: MKNKSLVVSTGLAMFSMFFGSGNLVFPLTVGRDAGGQFALASIGFLLTGVIVPFLGVLAMFLYRGEARSFFSSLGKGAAFWFPLCALSLMGPFGVLARCITVAHGIFCLVVPGVSLPLFSIISCAVIFLLTMNKGRIVSLLGSYLTPVLLLSLGAIVALGLWHGNFPSVYTVTDWGAFKLGFLKGYQTMDLLAAFFFSTFIIEHLQKNSAQELSQSSLIKIFFKASVIGASLLSVIYVALVTLGTVYGSSFGHVPQEQMLGMIAEHALGPYASIVLCMAVILACLTTAIVLASLFADFLRVEVSKEKISEPVSLLVTLGISFTVSTFEFAGIAGFLGPLLEAIYPALITLTILSIVHKLWGYQLHRWPIAATLATKVLWF; this comes from the coding sequence ATGAAAAATAAATCTCTCGTCGTCAGCACTGGCTTAGCTATGTTTTCGATGTTTTTTGGATCAGGAAATCTTGTATTTCCTCTTACTGTCGGGCGTGATGCTGGAGGGCAATTTGCCCTGGCTTCAATTGGATTTTTGCTGACCGGAGTGATTGTTCCCTTTTTAGGCGTTTTGGCGATGTTTCTTTATCGAGGTGAAGCGCGTTCTTTTTTCTCTTCTTTAGGAAAAGGCGCCGCGTTTTGGTTTCCCTTGTGTGCACTTTCTCTTATGGGTCCTTTTGGTGTATTGGCTCGTTGTATTACAGTCGCTCATGGTATTTTTTGCCTAGTTGTACCTGGTGTTTCGCTTCCTCTATTTAGTATCATATCTTGTGCTGTTATCTTTTTGCTTACTATGAATAAGGGAAGAATTGTGTCTTTGCTAGGTAGTTATCTGACTCCTGTTTTGCTTCTCTCTTTGGGTGCGATTGTTGCTCTTGGACTATGGCATGGAAATTTCCCTTCGGTTTATACGGTGACAGATTGGGGCGCTTTTAAACTGGGATTTTTAAAGGGCTATCAAACCATGGATTTGTTAGCGGCGTTCTTTTTTTCCACATTTATTATTGAACATTTACAAAAAAATTCTGCTCAAGAGCTTAGCCAATCTTCATTGATCAAGATCTTCTTTAAAGCTTCTGTGATTGGAGCAAGTTTATTGTCTGTTATTTATGTGGCTTTGGTTACTTTAGGAACGGTTTATGGAAGTTCTTTTGGACATGTTCCTCAAGAACAAATGTTGGGAATGATCGCAGAGCATGCTTTAGGACCTTATGCGTCTATCGTCTTATGTATGGCTGTTATCCTAGCTTGCTTGACAACGGCGATAGTCTTGGCTTCTCTTTTTGCAGACTTTTTGCGTGTAGAAGTTTCAAAAGAAAAAATCTCTGAGCCTGTTTCCTTGCTCGTGACGCTTGGCATTTCTTTCACGGTTTCAACGTTCGAATTTGCGGGCATCGCTGGATTTTTAGGGCCTTTACTCGAAGCGATTTATCCTGCTTTAATTACGCTGACTATTTTAAGTATTGTGCATAAATTATGGGGATATCAACTTCATCGTTGGCCGATTGCTGCTACACTTGCAACCAAAGTTCTTTGGTTCTAA
- a CDS encoding translation initiation factor has protein sequence MPFNISGEWVPNPTKPSNVSTKVVKVRLIKRGKSILTVIFNLNLSVKERSELASDIKKKLGCGGAVKENDIEIQGEKVEQVKKMLMEKGIKSA, from the coding sequence ATGCCATTTAACATAAGTGGAGAATGGGTGCCAAATCCAACAAAACCAAGCAATGTTTCGACGAAGGTTGTCAAAGTACGACTAATTAAACGGGGAAAAAGTATTTTGACCGTGATATTTAATTTAAATCTCTCTGTAAAAGAGAGGTCAGAATTGGCCTCAGACATCAAAAAAAAATTGGGATGTGGCGGAGCCGTTAAGGAAAATGATATTGAAATTCAAGGGGAAAAAGTTGAGCAGGTCAAAAAAATGCTGATGGAGAAGGGCATTAAATCAGCTTAA
- a CDS encoding phosphotransferase, with protein sequence MKKTLIALLSLLFSVDTLISASIIDPDVYTILEQSFPSIPKEQWMIQVLKGGLSGTALYKIETPTQQYVLRLHQSTQLSSQDEREHFALIEAAKLGIAPHVAYVSSDNRAILMEFVNHKTLTLEKAKLPENIVKIACAIRKAHEIVGHLHVGESLLSNAHRCHEKVLKDGLGTEENINGALELIKRYREQLSAYACPQVNVHGDLNPRNIFLTDDNGVLLIDWAESSLEDPFYDLTYFALKHDYDEVQEALLLKTYLQRQPTVEETSRFTLQKKIHQAFWSLTNLYLADVQLRKHPQQKIDPQASLKSWSTYQKTYADSMEELPAQYFYELSRLNYQLAL encoded by the coding sequence ATGAAAAAGACTTTAATCGCACTTTTGTCCCTTTTATTTTCGGTAGACACCCTTATTTCGGCCTCTATTATTGATCCTGATGTTTATACAATTCTCGAACAAAGTTTCCCCTCAATCCCTAAAGAACAGTGGATGATTCAGGTATTAAAGGGCGGACTTTCGGGAACTGCATTGTATAAGATAGAGACCCCAACGCAACAATACGTTTTACGCCTACACCAATCGACACAGCTAAGTTCTCAAGATGAAAGAGAACATTTTGCACTCATTGAAGCGGCTAAATTAGGCATTGCTCCTCATGTCGCGTATGTATCATCAGATAATAGAGCCATCCTAATGGAATTCGTTAATCACAAAACACTGACACTTGAAAAAGCTAAATTACCTGAAAACATTGTAAAAATAGCTTGCGCAATTCGCAAGGCCCATGAAATTGTTGGCCATCTTCATGTGGGTGAAAGTCTTTTATCCAATGCTCACCGTTGCCATGAAAAAGTCCTAAAAGACGGATTGGGAACAGAGGAAAACATAAACGGTGCACTTGAGCTAATCAAGAGATATCGAGAACAATTGTCAGCCTATGCATGCCCACAGGTGAATGTCCATGGTGATTTAAATCCAAGAAACATCTTTTTGACAGATGATAATGGTGTGCTATTGATCGATTGGGCTGAATCAAGCTTGGAAGACCCTTTTTACGACTTGACCTATTTCGCCTTAAAACATGATTACGATGAAGTACAAGAAGCACTCCTGTTAAAGACCTATTTGCAACGACAACCCACGGTCGAGGAAACGAGTCGTTTTACCCTGCAAAAAAAGATCCATCAAGCTTTTTGGTCTCTGACAAACTTATACCTGGCCGACGTTCAGCTAAGAAAACATCCTCAACAGAAAATTGATCCACAGGCAAGCCTTAAAAGCTGGAGCACATATCAAAAAACTTATGCAGACTCGATGGAAGAACTTCCTGCGCAGTATTTCTACGAGCTATCTCGCCTAAATTACCAGCTTGCATTATAA
- a CDS encoding putative Ig domain-containing protein produces MKKFLRCLFLFCLIFNQLQSSLSDCSRSRGHTQNDLIPNFTLGVIPRSITDEAAVSFFGEVGRRNYRANGTFGVLWGEDDRVKLSGEFLTQKLGYRFSTGREERWMHQYAVGVEYQHDFCNAFLPSADVGFYCSYAPARKLGHKECRDFLYSRRIAGSNSYGGSLGTTLIPWCSGYFHLDADYDFVKYNRKYKSRKVVSGFGGSFTYHQDLKYNLFFDLLGEFKRPYNYGRVRLGWHHPDWSGLVVGLFGAHTRGKSHLPSNTTAGLELTYVFGDRADSRNECTPCYCEPILAAWVSSPAVYMPQVLAVAEEKKRRLGPCQILVSNPIPNANFTGTELYTLNISPYFSDPSGAALVFSAEGLPPEATFDPTTGVIFGVGLNDNNSYTVTIRATAADACSVAIQSFTISFPCTTLVSTTIPPASFTGIGNYSLDVSSHFTNPSGLPLVYSAVGLPAGSTIDASTGVISGSILSDTLTYNVVVTATSADACASVSEPFTITFPCIPPSVLPIPPINIGALSGTPYTLDMSVYFVSPGGQPFTYSATGLPPGSTIDPTTGVISGGSVGSGPVFIISISGTTVCGTVTTNFQLTFNSA; encoded by the coding sequence ATGAAAAAATTTTTAAGATGTTTGTTTTTGTTTTGTCTGATTTTTAATCAGTTACAGTCAAGTTTAAGCGATTGCAGCCGCTCCAGAGGACACACGCAAAATGATTTGATTCCCAATTTTACATTAGGCGTGATTCCCCGTTCTATTACGGATGAGGCCGCTGTTTCCTTTTTTGGGGAAGTTGGACGACGTAATTATCGCGCGAATGGAACTTTTGGGGTGTTATGGGGAGAAGATGATCGCGTAAAGCTTTCAGGTGAATTTTTAACTCAAAAACTCGGTTATCGTTTTTCTACTGGTCGAGAAGAGCGTTGGATGCACCAGTATGCTGTGGGTGTTGAATACCAGCATGATTTTTGTAATGCATTTCTTCCCAGTGCAGACGTGGGATTTTATTGTTCATATGCTCCAGCTCGTAAATTGGGACACAAGGAATGTAGGGATTTTCTTTATTCGAGACGCATCGCAGGATCTAATAGCTATGGGGGGTCATTAGGGACAACACTCATTCCTTGGTGTTCAGGATATTTTCATCTCGATGCAGACTACGATTTTGTTAAATATAATCGAAAATATAAATCAAGAAAGGTTGTCTCAGGTTTCGGCGGTAGTTTTACTTATCACCAAGACTTAAAATACAACCTTTTCTTTGATCTATTGGGGGAATTTAAACGTCCCTATAATTATGGAAGAGTACGCCTCGGCTGGCATCATCCTGATTGGTCCGGATTAGTCGTAGGCTTATTTGGAGCGCATACAAGAGGTAAATCGCATCTCCCTAGCAATACAACAGCTGGTCTTGAATTAACATATGTCTTTGGTGATCGAGCAGATAGTCGCAATGAATGTACTCCCTGTTATTGTGAACCCATTTTAGCTGCTTGGGTAAGCTCTCCTGCCGTGTATATGCCTCAAGTTTTGGCTGTGGCAGAAGAAAAAAAAAGACGGTTAGGGCCTTGCCAAATTTTAGTGAGTAATCCAATTCCTAACGCGAACTTTACAGGGACAGAGCTTTATACGCTAAATATCAGCCCCTATTTTAGCGATCCAAGTGGAGCGGCTTTGGTGTTCAGTGCAGAAGGATTGCCTCCAGAAGCTACTTTCGATCCAACGACGGGAGTTATTTTTGGGGTTGGACTCAATGACAATAATTCTTACACGGTGACAATTCGAGCAACGGCTGCGGATGCATGCTCGGTTGCTATTCAGTCCTTTACGATTAGCTTTCCATGTACAACATTAGTCAGTACAACGATTCCTCCTGCCTCATTCACAGGAATTGGGAACTACTCTTTGGATGTTAGCTCCCATTTCACGAATCCAAGTGGATTGCCTTTAGTTTATAGTGCCGTTGGGTTACCTGCAGGTTCAACGATTGATGCCTCGACGGGTGTGATATCAGGTTCTATCTTGTCGGATACGCTCACTTATAACGTGGTCGTGACCGCGACATCAGCGGATGCATGTGCAAGTGTCAGTGAGCCTTTCACAATTACTTTTCCGTGCATTCCTCCATCAGTGCTTCCGATTCCGCCTATAAATATTGGGGCGCTTTCTGGAACACCGTACACATTGGATATGTCAGTCTATTTTGTCAGCCCAGGTGGCCAGCCATTCACTTATAGTGCAACAGGTTTACCGCCAGGATCAACAATCGATCCAACAACTGGGGTAATATCCGGGGGGTCAGTTGGTTCAGGACCCGTATTTATCATTTCCATTTCAGGTACGACAGTTTGTGGAACAGTCACAACAAATTTCCAACTAACCTTTAACTCGGCTTAG
- a CDS encoding 50S ribosomal protein L11 methyltransferase, whose protein sequence is MITYRFFIRPQFSSEQAWKELENFGAQPLYSEETEGSKEVVASLGDIPFSDFPFTSLQTIGAFAPIHFSPIDWESQWSAHGLDYRDGCVHLDLNQLIDAQNLPVIKLKPGPGFGDLSHASTRIVLRLMKDRVHGQAILDVGSGSGVLSLAAAIMGAKIVWGIDIDPEAVEHAKENLLLNELEGDITFSIEPPTHVLQQQQNILVLMNMIASEQAVAWKSLKSVHHLPGEALISGILQEERELYLQQALRWGWTLLDEIEEEGWLGLHFLRK, encoded by the coding sequence ATGATCACCTATCGTTTTTTTATTAGACCCCAATTCTCGTCTGAACAGGCATGGAAAGAACTCGAAAATTTTGGGGCTCAGCCTCTTTACAGCGAAGAAACAGAAGGAAGCAAAGAGGTTGTAGCTAGTTTGGGGGACATCCCATTTTCTGATTTCCCTTTTACTTCTTTGCAAACTATTGGAGCTTTTGCGCCGATTCATTTTAGTCCGATAGATTGGGAGTCTCAATGGTCCGCACACGGTCTTGATTATCGAGATGGGTGCGTGCACTTAGACCTAAATCAATTGATCGATGCACAAAACTTACCCGTCATCAAACTTAAGCCCGGGCCTGGTTTTGGCGATCTATCCCATGCCTCGACACGTATTGTTCTCCGTCTCATGAAAGATCGGGTTCACGGACAAGCTATTTTAGACGTAGGATCGGGTAGCGGGGTGTTATCTTTAGCTGCTGCGATTATGGGAGCTAAGATTGTGTGGGGAATCGATATCGATCCAGAAGCAGTTGAGCATGCTAAAGAGAACCTATTGCTCAATGAGCTGGAAGGTGACATTACTTTTTCCATTGAACCTCCCACCCATGTCCTTCAACAACAGCAGAATATTCTTGTCTTAATGAATATGATCGCTTCCGAACAAGCTGTTGCTTGGAAAAGTCTTAAATCTGTCCATCATTTGCCAGGGGAGGCTCTTATTTCCGGCATTCTTCAAGAAGAACGCGAACTCTATCTCCAGCAGGCTCTAAGATGGGGATGGACGTTATTAGACGAAATTGAGGAAGAAGGTTGGCTTGGTCTACACTTTCTTCGGAAATAG
- a CDS encoding TrkH family potassium uptake protein: MQFKDLCKILSIFVFGIAGTLLIPLCVACYYKFFLDPALHPQPYAIDAFLESVAICLVLGMWLRYCGRRSNRKMYLKEGIAAVVFLWVLAPALAALPFVLSGTLTNPLQAYFEMASGLTTTGATVMQAKSYDLKTGEEIPITRTFCGSPDVEYTFHGTIEPIRDPHTHEIVLSGIEAVGKGLLFWRSLTQWMGGVGIVVLFVAILPALGAGGRILFQAEVPGPMKDSITPRIKDAAIVLWKIYCFLTLVQIGLLMFTNAQMSLFDAITISFSTLSTGGFSVHSTSIGFYHDSWTEWIVLLFMILGGVNFTLYFYMFKGKFYRIYEPEFLCYLAIILSSTLIAIWKLVGTPKVLIGGIPDGLFSWQEAARYGMFQVVSAQTSTGFATANYDTWPYAMQTLMLILMFVGGMSGSTAGGIKIMRHYMLFRIAQFKVESLFSPERVRTFRVADKEVDASSAIMVLCFFLIIITLSVLGTYIYILDGIDPQTSLGIVGCMVNNVGLGFRMAGPVESFAFLSNFGLMWSSILMIAGRLEFFAVLAVLTPHFWEDH, encoded by the coding sequence ATGCAATTTAAAGATTTATGCAAAATTCTCTCCATCTTTGTTTTTGGAATTGCTGGAACTTTACTCATTCCTCTCTGCGTCGCTTGTTACTATAAATTTTTTTTGGATCCAGCTTTACATCCTCAACCCTATGCCATCGATGCTTTTTTAGAATCTGTTGCGATTTGTTTAGTTCTCGGGATGTGGCTGAGGTATTGTGGAAGACGTTCTAATCGTAAAATGTACTTAAAAGAGGGGATCGCGGCGGTTGTATTTTTGTGGGTGCTTGCGCCCGCATTAGCCGCTCTCCCTTTCGTTTTAAGCGGGACCCTGACGAATCCTTTACAAGCTTATTTTGAAATGGCATCTGGTTTAACCACCACGGGTGCAACCGTTATGCAAGCAAAGTCTTATGATTTAAAAACAGGTGAAGAAATCCCTATTACACGCACATTTTGTGGAAGTCCAGATGTGGAGTATACTTTTCATGGAACGATAGAACCAATTAGAGATCCACACACACATGAAATTGTTTTGTCAGGGATTGAAGCGGTAGGTAAAGGACTTTTATTTTGGCGGAGCTTGACCCAGTGGATGGGAGGTGTGGGCATTGTCGTGTTATTTGTTGCCATTTTACCTGCTTTAGGAGCAGGAGGGCGAATTCTATTTCAAGCTGAAGTTCCAGGTCCTATGAAAGATTCCATTACTCCACGTATCAAAGACGCGGCTATCGTGCTTTGGAAAATTTATTGCTTCCTCACGCTTGTGCAAATTGGGCTGCTGATGTTCACTAACGCTCAGATGTCTTTGTTTGATGCGATTACAATTAGCTTTTCAACTCTTTCAACAGGGGGATTTAGCGTTCATTCGACCAGTATTGGATTTTATCACGACAGCTGGACCGAATGGATTGTCTTGCTATTCATGATTTTGGGCGGAGTCAACTTTACTTTGTATTTTTACATGTTTAAAGGGAAATTTTATCGGATTTATGAGCCCGAATTTTTATGCTATCTGGCCATTATTTTGAGTAGTACTTTGATTGCTATTTGGAAGCTTGTGGGAACTCCAAAAGTGCTTATTGGAGGAATTCCCGATGGCCTTTTTTCTTGGCAAGAGGCTGCTCGTTATGGGATGTTCCAGGTCGTTTCTGCACAGACATCAACGGGGTTTGCAACGGCCAATTATGATACTTGGCCCTATGCGATGCAAACACTTATGCTTATCCTCATGTTTGTAGGGGGAATGTCTGGATCCACGGCAGGGGGAATCAAAATTATGCGCCATTACATGCTTTTTCGGATTGCGCAATTCAAAGTCGAATCTTTGTTTAGCCCTGAGAGAGTGCGGACATTCCGGGTGGCCGATAAAGAGGTAGACGCTAGCTCGGCTATTATGGTACTCTGTTTCTTTTTAATTATCATAACACTATCTGTTCTTGGCACATACATCTATATTTTGGATGGAATCGATCCCCAAACATCTCTAGGAATTGTTGGATGTATGGTGAATAATGTTGGACTAGGTTTTCGCATGGCTGGACCTGTGGAAAGCTTTGCATTTCTATCCAATTTTGGGTTGATGTGGTCTTCGATTTTAATGATTGCTGGACGTTTAGAATTTTTTGCTGTGCTTGCCGTATTAACCCCGCATTTTTGGGAAGACCATTAA
- the trkA gene encoding Trk system potassium transporter TrkA, which produces MNIVIVGAGDMGRHIAAMLSKEQHNVVLIDNDPKKIEKVSSTLDIAVRVGSGSDWVLLEDLLELSPHVLLALTGDDETNLVSCSIARHLGYPRTVARVGDSRFLNNTRLDYSHIFSVDYFIAPELLVANDIVKYMVSPGSRAVEHFAHGAVQLRTLVIPSKWKKGDRSLKDLGLPSDVMVGLIRRPDKQGFRVIFPHGKDRLLPGDEVTFIGDAETVSNLHHYFGGIDRAFKSATIIGGSLTAINLAKLLIQKEVAVKIIDKSYDKCAQLSEKLPQCTIVHHDATDLEFLHAEKIKNADILIACTRDDETNLVTACLAKEAGCEDVVAILTNLSYLSLVERLGVHYAVSPRISAANHILSQIFSGTVTSLISLYENQAEIMEINVSMDSKIVGIPLAELGPFFPEDFLIAVIQNRGRVMIANGGRIISPGDTVIVITSPQHVAEIQKMF; this is translated from the coding sequence ATGAACATCGTGATCGTGGGGGCTGGGGATATGGGACGCCATATTGCAGCCATGCTTTCTAAAGAACAGCATAATGTTGTGCTCATCGATAATGATCCTAAAAAAATCGAGAAAGTTTCTTCCACATTGGATATTGCTGTGCGCGTGGGATCGGGAAGCGATTGGGTTCTTTTAGAAGATCTTTTAGAGTTATCTCCACACGTTTTATTAGCTCTGACAGGTGATGATGAAACAAATTTAGTGTCTTGTTCTATCGCCCGGCATCTTGGGTATCCCAGAACTGTAGCTCGTGTTGGGGATAGCCGGTTTTTAAATAATACCCGCTTAGATTATTCCCACATTTTTTCTGTCGATTACTTCATTGCTCCCGAACTCCTTGTTGCAAACGATATTGTAAAATACATGGTCAGCCCAGGATCTCGGGCGGTTGAACATTTTGCGCATGGTGCTGTGCAGTTAAGAACGCTTGTGATTCCGTCAAAATGGAAGAAAGGAGATCGGTCTTTAAAAGATTTGGGATTGCCTTCTGATGTTATGGTAGGGCTTATTCGTCGGCCAGATAAACAAGGGTTTCGGGTGATTTTTCCGCATGGAAAAGATCGTTTACTTCCTGGGGACGAGGTCACGTTTATTGGAGATGCTGAAACTGTATCAAACCTCCACCACTATTTTGGGGGGATTGATCGCGCTTTTAAATCCGCCACGATTATTGGGGGATCCTTAACGGCCATTAATTTGGCTAAACTTTTAATTCAAAAAGAAGTAGCGGTAAAAATTATCGATAAGAGCTATGACAAATGTGCGCAGTTGTCTGAAAAATTGCCGCAATGCACGATTGTTCATCATGATGCCACCGATCTAGAATTTTTACATGCTGAAAAAATTAAAAACGCAGATATTTTAATTGCTTGTACGCGAGATGATGAAACTAACTTAGTGACGGCTTGTCTTGCTAAAGAAGCGGGTTGTGAAGATGTTGTCGCCATTTTAACGAATTTAAGTTACCTCTCTTTAGTCGAGCGCTTGGGCGTTCATTATGCTGTTTCTCCTCGGATTAGCGCGGCCAATCACATTCTTTCGCAAATCTTTTCTGGGACAGTGACTTCACTTATCTCCCTCTATGAAAATCAAGCGGAAATTATGGAAATCAATGTATCCATGGATTCAAAAATTGTGGGGATTCCTTTGGCAGAGCTTGGTCCTTTTTTTCCAGAAGATTTTCTGATTGCTGTTATTCAAAATCGAGGAAGGGTGATGATTGCAAATGGAGGGCGTATTATTTCTCCTGGAGATACTGTGATTGTCATTACATCCCCTCAACACGTGGCTGAAATCCAAAAAATGTTTTAG
- a CDS encoding class I SAM-dependent methyltransferase, with translation MMEDWEKAYQALPGEPYLQVLEKIHAALKPKTYLEIGVQYGFSFCLAGPQTFAVGVDPNPCIQTDLHAWSRIYRQTSEAFFISYPGDPFDLIFIDGLHQYEAIVDDFCNAEQYCTPQSIILIHDTIPLSAESSKKDFDPGFWTGDVWKIVPTLLQARPDLTIFTIACPPSGLTVIKGFGKSEGISSEVVDQFREKEYAWIESQKKTALGVVENREDIWMPLLLNKKS, from the coding sequence ATGATGGAAGATTGGGAAAAGGCTTATCAAGCGCTTCCTGGAGAACCTTACTTACAGGTCCTGGAAAAAATTCACGCCGCTTTAAAACCGAAGACATATCTAGAAATCGGTGTTCAATATGGTTTTAGCTTTTGTTTAGCGGGTCCACAAACCTTTGCTGTTGGTGTGGATCCCAATCCATGCATTCAAACCGATCTTCACGCTTGGTCGCGCATCTATCGTCAGACCAGTGAAGCTTTTTTTATTTCTTACCCTGGGGATCCTTTTGATTTGATCTTTATTGATGGGCTGCATCAATACGAAGCCATTGTGGATGACTTTTGCAATGCAGAGCAATACTGTACACCTCAGTCGATCATTTTGATTCACGATACCATTCCTTTAAGTGCAGAATCCTCTAAAAAAGATTTCGATCCCGGCTTTTGGACGGGGGATGTTTGGAAAATTGTGCCCACCTTACTTCAAGCCCGCCCTGATTTAACTATTTTTACAATCGCCTGCCCGCCAAGTGGACTCACTGTAATCAAAGGTTTTGGAAAAAGTGAAGGGATCTCATCTGAGGTCGTTGATCAGTTTCGAGAAAAGGAATATGCGTGGATAGAATCCCAGAAGAAAACCGCACTGGGTGTCGTAGAAAATCGAGAAGACATTTGGATGCCTCTTTTGCTCAACAAAAAATCTTGA